In Pseudobdellovibrionaceae bacterium, the following proteins share a genomic window:
- a CDS encoding response regulator transcription factor, which produces MRTGTEFMKAPRILIVEDEEPIRSGLKNLFIYHGFQVTDVCDGEAGLSAAQNDPFEIVILDVMLPKMNGFDVCEGIRRHSKKLPIIMLTAKTSEEDIVNGLSLGADDYVGKPFSVQELLLRVQAVLRRTQPVRTEKIRIGNGLVVDPTSLTGAGRGEEELVFTLREVELLQFLAQDDFRTKTREEILHQVWGYKEGPEYDTRTVDIHIAKLRKKIELQPKTPEFIRTVRGRGYQLVQSEVLVS; this is translated from the coding sequence ATGAGAACAGGAACTGAATTCATGAAAGCACCAAGAATATTGATCGTTGAGGACGAAGAACCCATCCGCTCAGGTTTAAAAAACCTGTTTATCTATCACGGATTTCAGGTGACTGATGTTTGCGATGGGGAAGCTGGATTATCGGCGGCACAGAATGATCCATTCGAGATCGTTATCCTCGATGTGATGTTGCCAAAAATGAACGGATTTGATGTCTGCGAGGGGATTCGCCGACACTCAAAAAAACTTCCCATCATCATGCTGACAGCCAAAACCAGCGAGGAAGACATTGTCAACGGCTTGAGTCTCGGGGCCGATGACTACGTGGGAAAGCCTTTTTCCGTACAGGAACTTTTGTTAAGGGTACAGGCCGTCCTCAGGCGCACTCAACCCGTGCGGACGGAAAAGATCCGTATTGGCAATGGACTTGTCGTCGACCCGACCAGTTTGACCGGTGCGGGTCGGGGAGAAGAGGAATTGGTGTTCACTCTGCGTGAGGTGGAGCTTCTTCAGTTTCTCGCTCAGGATGACTTTCGTACCAAAACCAGGGAGGAAATCCTTCACCAAGTCTGGGGATACAAGGAAGGCCCAGAGTACGATACCAGGACAGTTGATATTCATATCGCTAAGTTGCGTAAAAAGATTGAACTTCAGCCTAAAACTCCGGAGTTCATCAGGACTGTTCGTGGTCGGGGTTATCAGTTGGTTCAGTCTGAAGTGCTGGTGTCATGA
- a CDS encoding N-acetylmuramoyl-L-alanine amidase yields the protein MKAPILFLILTCIFSCKADEEPSSTALDESNQFDDWYYKQSPQYKGWKYIVIHHSATDGGSVAAFDRFHRDQGYGGIAYHFVIGNGKGMKDGEVQSTFRWRQQMSGTHVSINSWNHNIFGIGICLVGDMQKHKPTKAQKKALDSLISELQKKYKIPNSGIMGHGEVHFDNDNKKKEQTLCPGKNLTRRKK from the coding sequence ATGAAAGCTCCGATTCTCTTCCTAATCTTGACATGTATTTTCAGCTGCAAGGCCGACGAGGAGCCCTCCTCAACCGCCTTGGATGAGTCCAATCAATTTGATGACTGGTATTACAAACAGTCCCCCCAATACAAGGGCTGGAAATACATTGTCATCCACCATTCGGCCACGGACGGAGGGTCCGTGGCCGCCTTTGATCGCTTCCATCGCGATCAAGGATATGGGGGAATTGCCTATCACTTTGTGATCGGCAACGGCAAGGGGATGAAAGACGGAGAGGTACAGAGCACCTTTCGTTGGCGCCAGCAGATGTCAGGAACTCATGTTTCAATCAATTCATGGAACCACAATATATTTGGCATCGGGATTTGCCTGGTGGGTGATATGCAGAAACACAAGCCAACAAAAGCGCAGAAGAAAGCATTGGATAGCCTCATCAGTGAATTACAGAAAAAGTACAAGATTCCAAACTCAGGAATCATGGGCCACGGAGAGGTCCACTTTGATAACGACAACAAAAAAAAGGAACAGACCCTATGTCCGGGGAAAAACCTAACACGGAGGAAGAAGTGA
- a CDS encoding SIMPL domain-containing protein, with the protein MRKLYLAVPLSIAIVVLGAFVHAGLRYLKNFDKTVNVKGLAERVVKSDLAIWQVNFKMNSDEVKNQYLEYKRIKGKVKALIEKGGFSSDDLDFDNINITDNRDSMYVNKNGVKHKLMPRYTGYAKFTLTTNRVDQLRQLSGQVDELVLAGVSISRSDVYYKFESLNEIKAEMIKEATLNARDAAKSFAANANNNVRGIRRADQGYFEIRDSGTIENWSDNRALFKKVRVVTNLSFFLD; encoded by the coding sequence ATGCGTAAGTTGTATTTAGCCGTCCCCTTGTCCATTGCCATTGTTGTTCTTGGAGCCTTTGTCCATGCGGGGCTTCGCTATTTGAAAAACTTCGACAAGACAGTCAACGTGAAAGGTCTGGCTGAGCGGGTGGTTAAGTCAGATCTGGCGATCTGGCAGGTGAATTTCAAAATGAACTCTGACGAAGTGAAAAATCAGTATTTGGAGTACAAACGTATCAAGGGCAAGGTCAAAGCCCTGATTGAAAAGGGAGGTTTCTCCTCAGATGATCTTGATTTTGACAATATTAATATTACGGACAACAGGGATTCCATGTACGTGAACAAAAACGGAGTCAAACACAAACTCATGCCTCGCTATACGGGCTACGCCAAGTTCACTTTGACCACCAATCGGGTGGATCAGCTGCGCCAGCTGTCCGGTCAGGTGGATGAACTGGTTTTGGCAGGGGTGAGCATTTCCAGATCAGATGTTTATTACAAGTTTGAATCTCTCAACGAAATCAAAGCTGAGATGATTAAGGAGGCCACTCTGAACGCCCGCGATGCCGCCAAGTCCTTTGCAGCCAACGCCAACAACAACGTGCGCGGTATACGTCGGGCTGATCAGGGTTACTTCGAGATTCGCGACAGTGGCACCATCGAGAACTGGTCCGACAACAGGGCTTTGTTTAAGAAGGTCCGGGTGGTGACCAATCTCTCCTTCTTCTTGGACTAG
- a CDS encoding TolC family protein yields the protein MRYKNIILGALLAASFGARGDNNLKFSEIWAKIRVHAPELQQKNQERQAAEAAAQAAKKHWLPRLSVGAQALNTDAPGNSLFLKLGQREIQAADFSPTELNDPDRETYIMSGAQLDWALYEGGRGQKGSEAGGKMAEAASQAEQAQSLFLYTTALRDYRDLTALYSQQASLSEVEQLVNQVLAKYQVGRKGNPVGYSGLLGLKGLRNRVVGLKQANGAESQGIKSNLSQKAGGLGDTWSPVAESVSSHSKGKDHVESSRVKAHQLQAQALGFQAQAQKSRVLPYVGARVNYERIEGDRGAGDALSGGVFLQWEIYSSNSRGAYRQAYHQAQASEAEARKMQIEETIQFEQVMSGLKATQENLRLLEESSALLKEQMQVSQKLFLNGSMNALQLTEVLSRRVDLLVDQTKARRQLHQLEGAHFMLTGGQLP from the coding sequence ATGAGATACAAAAACATCATTCTCGGCGCATTGTTGGCCGCAAGCTTCGGTGCCCGGGGAGACAACAACCTGAAGTTCTCTGAGATATGGGCCAAGATTCGTGTCCACGCTCCGGAGTTGCAGCAAAAAAATCAAGAAAGGCAAGCAGCAGAAGCAGCCGCACAGGCGGCTAAGAAGCATTGGTTGCCTCGGCTGAGCGTGGGAGCTCAGGCCCTCAATACCGATGCACCGGGAAATAGTTTGTTCCTCAAACTGGGGCAAAGAGAGATCCAGGCTGCGGACTTTTCGCCTACGGAGTTAAATGACCCTGATCGCGAGACCTATATTATGTCTGGAGCTCAGTTGGATTGGGCGCTATACGAAGGCGGTCGCGGGCAAAAGGGAAGTGAGGCGGGAGGCAAGATGGCTGAAGCTGCTTCTCAAGCCGAACAAGCCCAGTCCTTATTTCTTTACACCACCGCACTTCGTGACTATCGCGATTTGACAGCTTTGTATTCACAGCAGGCATCACTTTCTGAAGTGGAGCAATTGGTGAATCAGGTATTGGCCAAGTACCAGGTGGGGAGAAAGGGAAACCCGGTTGGTTATTCAGGCCTCTTGGGTCTAAAGGGTCTGCGCAACCGAGTGGTGGGTCTTAAACAGGCAAATGGTGCTGAGAGCCAGGGAATCAAATCAAACTTATCCCAAAAGGCCGGCGGCCTGGGAGACACCTGGAGTCCGGTGGCCGAAAGTGTATCCTCACATTCAAAAGGGAAGGATCATGTTGAGTCCTCACGGGTGAAGGCCCATCAACTGCAGGCCCAAGCCCTTGGCTTCCAAGCCCAGGCGCAGAAATCCCGCGTTCTCCCTTACGTCGGGGCGCGAGTGAATTATGAGAGAATTGAAGGTGATCGAGGCGCAGGAGATGCCTTAAGTGGTGGTGTGTTTCTCCAGTGGGAGATTTACTCATCTAACAGTCGGGGAGCCTATCGCCAGGCCTACCATCAGGCTCAGGCCAGTGAAGCCGAGGCCCGTAAGATGCAAATCGAAGAGACCATTCAATTTGAACAAGTCATGAGCGGCCTTAAGGCCACCCAGGAAAACCTGCGCCTTCTAGAGGAATCAAGTGCACTTCTTAAAGAACAGATGCAGGTGAGTCAAAAACTGTTTCTAAATGGGTCCATGAATGCTCTGCAATTGACTGAGGTCTTGTCTCGGCGAGTGGATTTGTTGGTGGATCAAACCAAAGCCCGGCGTCAGCTCCATCAATTGGAGGGGGCTCATTTCATGTTAACTGGCGGACAGTTGCCTTAA
- a CDS encoding MBL fold metallo-hydrolase, whose protein sequence is MAHKALLQYNSPRPGLQVFKVTEDTWCLRRPSYLTCSYLMDLGTGQVVAIDAGMNSSGEDVLAGLEEMGRKPADVAAVLLTHWHNDHSAGAYYLQKTHSTPIYYHQLEEPFFNAQPSGVRKPLAWLSRWVPEAGPLVLLKGLLKDGPSHPVTADRHIVGGELLFDRLRVIETPGHTPGHLSFFDEREACLFAGDALAVVNGEPRRMARPVTLDLGAAATSILKLDAKEIKVICPGHRWPLFDRVKDQLIELQRDIQCGERWPWLG, encoded by the coding sequence GTGGCACACAAAGCATTGCTTCAGTACAACAGTCCTCGCCCCGGTCTTCAGGTCTTTAAAGTCACCGAAGACACCTGGTGTTTGCGTAGGCCCTCTTACTTGACCTGTTCCTATTTGATGGATTTGGGAACAGGTCAGGTGGTGGCCATCGATGCGGGAATGAACTCATCGGGAGAGGATGTGTTAGCCGGCCTTGAGGAAATGGGGAGGAAACCAGCAGATGTGGCAGCGGTGTTACTCACTCACTGGCATAACGATCACTCGGCCGGTGCCTATTATCTGCAAAAGACCCATTCAACCCCCATTTATTACCACCAACTGGAAGAACCCTTCTTCAATGCTCAACCTAGTGGCGTGCGCAAACCCTTAGCCTGGCTCAGTCGCTGGGTTCCCGAAGCAGGCCCTTTGGTTTTACTTAAAGGACTCCTCAAGGATGGTCCCTCCCATCCAGTCACAGCTGATCGCCACATAGTAGGTGGTGAGTTACTCTTTGATCGCCTGCGGGTCATCGAAACTCCCGGACACACACCTGGGCATTTGAGTTTTTTCGATGAAAGAGAAGCTTGTTTGTTTGCCGGCGACGCTTTGGCGGTCGTCAATGGCGAGCCCAGGCGCATGGCTCGACCCGTGACTCTCGATTTGGGTGCTGCAGCGACGTCAATCCTGAAGCTGGATGCAAAAGAAATCAAAGTAATCTGTCCTGGCCATCGGTGGCCGCTGTTTGATCGGGTGAAGGATCAGCTGATTGAACTGCAGAGGGATATACAGTGTGGGGAGCGCTGGCCCTGGCTCGGCTAG
- a CDS encoding HAMP domain-containing histidine kinase, producing the protein MKTSGQRKSLIRFLLLFLVCLSLPMIFLGYLLNSYFERQAYQDVRTEAEAINEFTLDRLSELVRSEDLRPFTEYSFSYVQEIGLSYFLSVSPLAKIEPETGIPGVIGYFQIDDDGRFTSPVWPLLSAKQSSQLNDPRARREKLFQIYDTLKSAELLNPKAQRDHAFFKLREKMNLTGESELRDLSVTNTLAAMKGGSLEELELVESKFAPSKKSMAVTKKSKSSYGIQEAKRQMRIKGMDAVVYPFQSVVLNTGHILFYREVLVRKQSYYQGFLVDEAKFFAEVIRPRFRKGLSEDKQDQVVVASGERILPSFTEANKRKGQQVLILEQTLHAPFDDLRFFYSTAGLKVSKERWLVNGVLFVFFLILSGGLVWFYFLNKKQLELVQRQSDFVSAVSHELRTPLTSIRMHSEMLRFGWVKDEDKKQESYSYILTESERLSRLINNVLSMARIGREQLVLNCEVLPTGEALDFVVSRVLPQVENSGFELRVNRQKELSGEVSVDRDALLQIVMNLVDNGLKFARDCEPKVIEIIGTVEDDHLVIGVRDYGPGVHGESEDKIFDLFYRQENELTRSTTGTGIGLALVKQLSELMKAQVSYEKARPGACFLVSLPFGSRS; encoded by the coding sequence ATGAAAACCAGTGGGCAGAGGAAGTCTCTCATTCGCTTTCTTTTGCTCTTCCTCGTTTGCCTGTCCTTGCCCATGATTTTCTTGGGCTATCTGTTGAACTCCTATTTTGAGCGCCAGGCCTATCAGGACGTCAGAACCGAAGCCGAAGCCATCAATGAGTTCACTCTCGATCGTCTGAGTGAGTTGGTTCGCAGCGAAGACCTAAGACCTTTTACTGAATACAGCTTTAGCTATGTCCAGGAGATCGGTCTTAGCTACTTTCTGAGCGTTTCCCCTTTAGCCAAAATCGAGCCGGAGACCGGAATTCCCGGCGTGATCGGTTATTTTCAGATTGATGACGACGGGCGCTTCACTTCTCCGGTTTGGCCCTTATTGAGTGCCAAACAGTCCTCGCAACTCAACGATCCGCGCGCCCGCCGGGAGAAGTTGTTTCAGATTTATGACACCTTGAAATCGGCGGAGCTGTTAAATCCGAAAGCTCAGCGCGATCATGCATTCTTTAAGCTTCGCGAAAAAATGAATTTGACTGGAGAAAGCGAGCTTCGAGATTTGTCGGTCACCAACACTCTGGCGGCGATGAAGGGGGGCAGTCTTGAAGAGTTGGAGTTAGTAGAGTCCAAATTTGCCCCAAGCAAAAAGTCGATGGCGGTGACCAAGAAGTCCAAGTCCTCCTATGGTATTCAGGAAGCCAAACGCCAGATGCGCATCAAGGGCATGGACGCTGTCGTATATCCCTTTCAAAGTGTGGTTCTCAATACCGGGCACATTCTGTTTTATCGGGAGGTGCTGGTTAGAAAGCAAAGCTACTATCAGGGCTTTTTGGTCGATGAGGCCAAGTTTTTTGCCGAGGTCATTCGTCCTCGCTTTCGCAAAGGCCTGTCTGAGGATAAACAAGATCAGGTGGTGGTGGCGTCGGGTGAGAGAATTCTCCCCAGCTTCACCGAGGCCAACAAGCGCAAGGGTCAGCAAGTCCTGATTCTTGAGCAAACCCTCCACGCTCCATTTGATGACTTGAGGTTTTTCTACTCGACGGCGGGTCTCAAGGTAAGTAAAGAGCGGTGGCTGGTTAATGGTGTGCTCTTTGTGTTTTTTCTCATTCTTTCGGGTGGACTTGTTTGGTTTTATTTTTTGAACAAAAAGCAGCTGGAACTGGTGCAGAGGCAGTCTGACTTTGTCTCGGCCGTGAGCCATGAATTGCGAACCCCCCTAACGTCAATCCGTATGCACAGTGAGATGCTGCGTTTTGGCTGGGTCAAAGATGAGGACAAAAAGCAAGAGTCCTACAGCTACATCTTAACGGAGAGTGAGCGACTGAGCCGCCTCATTAACAACGTGCTCAGCATGGCTCGCATTGGTCGGGAGCAATTGGTGCTCAACTGTGAGGTTCTTCCCACGGGCGAGGCTTTGGACTTTGTCGTCTCTCGCGTTCTCCCGCAGGTTGAGAATTCCGGATTTGAGTTGCGAGTCAATCGCCAAAAGGAGTTGAGTGGCGAGGTGTCTGTTGATCGAGACGCCCTTCTCCAGATTGTGATGAATCTTGTCGACAATGGCCTTAAGTTTGCCCGCGACTGTGAGCCAAAAGTCATTGAGATCATAGGTACGGTTGAGGACGACCATCTGGTCATTGGTGTTCGCGATTATGGTCCCGGCGTTCACGGTGAGAGTGAAGACAAGATCTTTGATTTATTTTACCGTCAGGAAAATGAACTCACTCGCTCCACCACAGGAACAGGGATTGGCCTCGCCCTGGTGAAGCAGTTGTCTGAGCTGATGAAGGCCCAAGTGTCCTATGAGAAAGCCCGTCCCGGAGCTTGTTTTTTGGTTAGCCTCCCTTTTGGTTCCAGGTCCTAA
- a CDS encoding ATP-binding cassette domain-containing protein, producing MAEVLLQVHNGGKSFGARSLFAGASFAANVGEHIGVIGPNGAGKSTLFRCLVGLDHLDSGDVIQSSSLRLGYLAQEDDFVPEETVEDYLGKNSLTPIWELKSLGKKLGLSEKHFSSVLTELSGGYRMRCKLLALIGQQPNLLLLDEPTNYLDLESLFVLESFLQDFKGAFLLISHDREFLRRTTDHILEIEGGEFTKFNGNIDDYFEQKALIREQLEKQALSQESKRSEILKFAAKFGAKATKARQVQSRLKQLDRMESIELSPLQVKAKIQIPPPVHTGKVVLEAIDLQLGYGDQPVLSDVQLSIGRQDHIGIVGINGAGKSTLLKGFAQKLPPQSGQAKLGYNVDVGYYAQHVAEELNAEDTVYEAMMRKAHSDVLPQEVKDLAGSLLFSGEDINKKVAVLSGGEKARVSLGQILLKKSPLLILDEPTNHLDFHTVEALTQALHFYPGSLVVVSHDRGFIKRIATKIIEIRDGHASLYPGTYDEYVWSQQKGVMGLVGTERSQDAPSTGESSAESSKVNTKERRKELDRQIKSQEKRCLEINREIKSLEAKTLELNEKLMTESGDQAQRLAKELGDIQGRNTQLEEEWFELQDTIESAKTEIESLRGGKDPSIS from the coding sequence ATGGCAGAAGTTCTATTACAGGTGCACAACGGCGGTAAATCCTTTGGGGCACGAAGTCTTTTTGCGGGAGCCAGCTTTGCCGCCAATGTGGGCGAGCACATTGGGGTGATTGGTCCCAATGGGGCGGGGAAATCCACACTGTTTCGCTGCCTGGTGGGTCTGGATCACCTGGACTCAGGAGATGTGATTCAGTCTTCCAGCTTGCGCCTCGGCTATTTGGCTCAGGAGGACGATTTTGTTCCAGAAGAAACCGTCGAGGACTATCTTGGCAAAAACAGTCTGACTCCTATTTGGGAATTGAAGAGTCTGGGGAAGAAGTTGGGACTGTCGGAAAAACACTTTTCATCGGTTCTGACTGAGCTCAGCGGGGGCTACCGGATGAGGTGCAAACTGTTGGCCCTGATTGGCCAGCAGCCCAACCTCCTTTTGCTCGATGAGCCGACCAATTATTTGGACCTGGAGTCTTTATTTGTTTTGGAGTCCTTTCTCCAGGATTTCAAAGGCGCCTTTTTGCTGATCTCCCACGACCGGGAGTTCCTCCGCCGCACCACGGATCATATTTTGGAAATCGAAGGTGGGGAGTTCACCAAGTTCAACGGCAATATCGATGACTATTTTGAGCAGAAGGCCCTGATTCGGGAACAGTTAGAGAAACAAGCTCTCAGTCAGGAATCCAAACGCAGTGAGATTCTCAAGTTTGCGGCCAAGTTTGGGGCTAAGGCCACCAAGGCCCGCCAGGTACAGAGTCGACTCAAACAACTGGATCGCATGGAGAGCATTGAGCTGTCGCCCCTGCAAGTGAAGGCAAAAATTCAGATTCCTCCACCTGTTCACACGGGCAAAGTGGTGCTGGAAGCAATAGACCTGCAACTCGGTTATGGCGATCAACCTGTCCTCAGCGATGTTCAACTCTCCATTGGGCGCCAGGACCACATCGGAATTGTGGGGATCAACGGCGCGGGAAAATCCACCCTGCTTAAGGGTTTTGCCCAGAAACTACCACCTCAATCAGGACAGGCCAAACTCGGTTACAATGTCGATGTGGGTTACTATGCCCAGCATGTAGCCGAAGAACTAAACGCTGAAGACACGGTTTATGAGGCCATGATGAGAAAGGCCCACAGCGATGTTCTCCCCCAGGAAGTGAAAGACCTGGCTGGCTCATTGCTTTTTTCAGGAGAGGACATCAACAAAAAAGTGGCTGTCCTATCGGGAGGAGAAAAAGCACGGGTGTCTTTGGGGCAGATTCTGCTTAAGAAATCTCCCCTGCTGATTTTGGATGAACCCACCAATCATTTGGACTTTCACACTGTTGAGGCTCTGACCCAAGCTCTTCACTTTTATCCTGGCTCACTGGTTGTTGTCAGCCATGATCGTGGATTTATCAAACGAATTGCCACTAAGATTATTGAGATCCGCGATGGCCATGCCTCTCTCTATCCTGGGACCTACGATGAATATGTGTGGAGCCAACAAAAAGGGGTCATGGGCTTAGTTGGGACAGAAAGGTCTCAAGACGCTCCCTCGACCGGCGAATCCTCGGCGGAAAGTTCAAAGGTGAACACCAAGGAGCGCCGCAAAGAGCTGGACAGACAGATCAAGTCCCAGGAGAAACGCTGCTTGGAAATCAACCGCGAGATCAAAAGCCTGGAAGCTAAGACTCTGGAGCTCAATGAAAAGCTGATGACCGAGTCCGGCGATCAGGCCCAGCGATTGGCGAAAGAATTGGGCGATATCCAGGGCCGTAACACCCAACTCGAAGAGGAATGGTTCGAGCTTCAAGACACCATTGAGTCCGCCAAGACGGAAATTGAGTCCCTGCGCGGCGGTAAAGATCCGTCCATTTCTTGA
- a CDS encoding murein L,D-transpeptidase produces the protein MKEKNSYFLLILTLITLLLGLHLFKRQALGQSAILPTSPLSLRVRHQRELGLKKTMGDRGLQLGSEVFLRAFKHSRVLEVWIKKEEAYELFKTHPICYFSGYAGPKTKKGDQQVPEGIYAATPQRMNPFSSYHLSFNIGYPNALDRALGRTGGSIMVHGDCVSLGCLAMTNKGIEEIYTILEASFLAGHTQVPIHIFPFRMNLLNRWRYIRYDWQDFWSQLSPIYDYFEEHRQVPSVKIENGRYLLEENQ, from the coding sequence ATGAAAGAGAAGAACAGCTACTTTTTACTGATTTTAACCCTCATCACCCTACTCTTGGGATTACATCTATTTAAGCGTCAGGCCCTGGGCCAGTCCGCCATCCTTCCCACCAGCCCCTTGTCCCTGCGTGTTCGACACCAACGTGAACTCGGGCTCAAAAAGACCATGGGTGATCGCGGCCTGCAACTGGGATCAGAGGTGTTCTTGCGTGCCTTCAAACACAGTCGCGTCCTTGAAGTGTGGATAAAAAAAGAGGAAGCCTATGAACTGTTTAAAACCCACCCCATCTGTTACTTTTCGGGATACGCAGGCCCTAAAACAAAAAAGGGAGACCAACAGGTGCCCGAGGGCATTTACGCCGCCACCCCCCAGCGCATGAACCCTTTCAGCTCGTACCATCTCTCATTCAATATCGGTTACCCAAATGCACTCGATCGCGCCCTCGGCCGCACCGGGGGGAGCATCATGGTCCATGGCGACTGCGTCTCCCTTGGCTGCCTAGCCATGACCAATAAGGGAATCGAAGAGATATACACCATCCTTGAAGCTTCATTTCTCGCCGGCCACACTCAAGTGCCGATTCACATTTTTCCCTTTCGCATGAACCTTCTCAATCGTTGGCGCTATATTCGCTATGACTGGCAGGACTTCTGGAGCCAACTGAGTCCCATTTATGACTACTTTGAGGAACACCGTCAGGTCCCCAGTGTAAAGATAGAGAATGGCCGCTACCTATTGGAGGAAAACCAATAG
- a CDS encoding helix-turn-helix transcriptional regulator, with product MAKKKDTPIIYKLQAEICSALAHPVRLQMLDILADGEKTCSDLLEVLDISKANLSQHVSLMKSVGIIESRKEGTYQYISLAFPQIKEACGMIRHLLLKRVEKREKLQADLKKQLKRGI from the coding sequence ATGGCTAAGAAGAAAGACACCCCAATCATATATAAGTTGCAAGCGGAGATCTGCTCGGCTCTGGCCCATCCTGTTCGTTTGCAGATGTTGGACATTCTCGCGGATGGGGAGAAGACTTGCTCGGACCTGTTGGAAGTCCTGGATATTTCCAAGGCCAATTTGTCTCAGCATGTATCACTGATGAAATCCGTGGGGATCATCGAAAGCCGCAAAGAGGGGACCTATCAATATATCTCCTTGGCTTTTCCACAGATCAAGGAGGCCTGTGGAATGATTCGCCATCTATTACTCAAAAGGGTGGAGAAAAGGGAAAAACTCCAGGCCGATCTCAAAAAGCAGCTCAAAAGAGGCATCTAA